Genomic DNA from Schistocerca americana isolate TAMUIC-IGC-003095 chromosome 6, iqSchAmer2.1, whole genome shotgun sequence:
ACTGCAGCAATGCGATCATCTATTATCATTAGGTGGGAATGTGAGGAAGTGCTGCCTTTCAGTCAGCCAGGGCCATCTGCTGCGCTTGTGAAGCACAGTGGACAGTCATTCCCATCAGTATCAGGCGTGTAGCAGTGTGGTCAGCCATTCCCATTTGGCATGAGTGTGAAGCAGTCTGATGAGCCTGGCACATCATATAGAGTCTTGAGGCTAAGCTTTTGGCCATGCTCAATACCTAGTTAGTGACGTAGAGCAGTCGGCCTAGGAAATGAAGTGTGGTCTCGAAACGAAAAGGGCCAGCCATGCATATGAGGGGTGGTCGTGAAACTGTGAGGTAGGCCAGGCTTATCAGTTGCAGTACTGTGGCACCATGGCCCGCAGGTAGTGTGTTCACCTAGGCCTTTCAGGTGCGGTTGTGAGGCAGTGTGGTCACCTAGGCCCTTCAGGAGGTGTTGTGAGGCAGTGTGGCCACTTAGGACCTTAAGGTGCGGTCGTGAGGAAGTGTGGTCACCTAGAAATTTAGGTGCGGTCGGCCAATCtcactgggtgtggcagtgaagcACTTCGTTCGGGCCAGGCCCATTAAGTGAAGCGACGATGCACTGTGGTCGGGCCAGGCCCATCAAGTGTGGTGGCGAGGCACTTAGGTcgggccaggcccatcaggtgctgTTGGGAGGCAGCGAAGTCCGCCAGGCCCATCAGGAGCAGCTATGAGGCAGTGCAGTCCGCAAGGCCCATCAGGAGCAGTCATGATGCAGTGCAGTCCGCAAGGCCCATCAGGAGCAGTCATGACGcaatgcagtctgcaaggcccATCAGGAGCAGTCATGAGGCAGTGCAGTCCGCAAGGCCCATCAGGTGTGGTCGTGAAGCCGTGCAGTCCGCCAGGCCAATCAGGTGTGGTCGTGACGCAGGTGTCGTCGTGATGCAGGTGTCGTTGTGCGGCAGGTGTGTCGGCCAGGCCCATTAGGTGAGGTCGTGAGGCAGTGTGTTCATCAAGGCCCTTCAGGTACAGTCATCATGCGGTGCTGATGTCCAACGCAATCTGGAGCTGTTGTGAGGCTGTGCTGTCAGCACAGTCCATCATGTGCCATGGACCAGGCCCATCAGGTGAGATAGACCAGGCACATCAGGTGTGGTTGTGTGGCAGAGATGTCGCCCATCATGTGCAGTCGTCATACGGAGCGATCTTCCTTTCCCATCATAAGAGATCGTGAGGCTTAGCAACCGGTCAGCCCCATCACGTGCGGTTTTGAGGTGGTCTGTTCAGCCCAGCATAGTTTAACACTACAGACGGCCATGCCCTTTAGGAATCACCCATCGCCATTAATTCAGGTCTGGAAGCAGAGCAGTTGGCAAGGACCATCACATTCAATCGTGATGCGGCAGGGTCTGCCATGTCTACCAGGTGGGGTTCTGAGGCAGTTTGTTTGGCTAGGCCCATCATCTAGTAGCATGAGGTGGAAATGTGAGGAAGTGCTTCCTGGCAGTCAGCCAGAACCATATTATGGGCTCGTGAAGCACAGTAGACAGTCATTCCAAACTGTAGCTAGCGTGAATCAGTGTGGTTAGCTATTCCCATTTGGCATGAGTGTGAAGTAGTGCGATGAGCCGGTCACTTCAGGTACAGTCTTGAGGCAGAGCTTTGGCCAGGCTCAATAGCTCGGTAGGGACATAGAGCGGTCAGCCAGGGAAACGAAGGTTGGTCTCGAAACAAAAGGGCCAGCCATGCATATGAGGTGTGGTCGTGAAGCTGTGAGGTAGGCCAGGCTCATCACATGCAGTCCGGACGCAGTGCGAGCCTAAGATAGTGTGGTCACCTAGGCCCTTCAGGAGCGGTTGTGAGGCAGTGTGGTCAGCTAGGCCCTACAGGAGTGGTTGTGAGGCAGTGTGGTCACGTAGGCCCTTCAGGAGTGGTTATCAGACAGTGTGGTCACCTAGGCAATTATGGTGGAGTCGTGAGCCAGTGTAGTCACCTAGGCCATTAAGGTGGAGTCGTGAGCCTGTATGGGTACCTAGGCCTGTAGAATAAGACCGTGAGCCTGTGTGGTGAACTAGGCCCTTAAGGTGCGGTCGGCCAGGCTGACGGGGCGCAGTGGAGAGGCATTGCGTTCGGCCAGGCACATCAGGTACAGCAACGAGGCACTGCAGTCGGACCAGGCCCTTCAGGTGCGGCGTCGAGGCACTAGGGTCGGGCAAGGCCCATCATGTGCGGCAGTGAGGCAGTGCGGTCAGGCCAGGCCCTTCTGGTGCAGCGGTGAAGCACTGCTGtcggccaggcccatcaggtgtggCTGCGATGCACTGCGGTCGGAGAAGCCAATCAGGAACGGGGGCAAGGCACTGCGGTCGGAGAAGCCAATCAGGAACGGGGGCAAGGCACTGCGGTCGGAGAGGCCAATCAGGAACGAGGGCGAGGCACTGTGGTCGGCCAGGCACATCAAGCACGGATGCGAGGCAATGTGGTAGGTGAGGCACAGCAGTTCCCGCACGGAGGCGATACGGTCAGGAACGCAcatcaggtgcggcggcgaggcactgcggtcggcaaggcACATCAGGTGCTCCGGCGAGAACGTCCGTCTGGGCCATGCAATCAGGTGCTGCGGCGAGGCTATGTGGTTGACCAAACCCATGAGacgcggcggcgaggcactgctgTCAGCCAGGACTATCAGGTGCGCCTGAGAGGCAATGCGGTTAGGCCAGGCCCATCATATGCGCTGATGGTGCACTGTGGTCAGGCCATGCCCATCAGGTACAGTCGGGCCAGGCCCATTGGTTGCGGTCGGGCCAGGCCCATTGGTTGCGGTCAGGCCAGGCCCATCGGTTGCAGCTG
This window encodes:
- the LOC124620331 gene encoding male-specific sperm protein Mst84Db-like, translating into MGLADTPAAQRHLHHDDTCVTTTPDWPGGLHGFTTTPDGPCGLHCLMTAPDGPCRLHCVMTAPDGPCGLHCIMTAPDGPCGLHCLIAAPDGPGGLRCLPTAPDGPGPT